In Gimesia benthica, a single window of DNA contains:
- a CDS encoding phosphorylase family protein, translating into MNQPQDDKAHADIGLVCALPMEVQPFLDRCEHLKKYTGGSYVFRGGFLDRIKVAVVQTGVGFARARAATQALIDAHSPPWVLSIGFSGALRSGMRVGDIVVATSICDLHGQELTNDVHFPEDPENGLYVGRILNADEIVRTVEEKQKLAAEYDALAVDLESLAVAQVCHAQQRGFMAIRVISDDCSTDLPKEVLSILGETGAVRAGAALGAVFKRPESIKEMWKMRGDASRAATRLASFLEGVVVQLYDARH; encoded by the coding sequence TTGAATCAACCCCAGGACGATAAAGCACATGCGGATATAGGGCTGGTCTGTGCTCTGCCGATGGAGGTCCAGCCGTTTCTGGACCGCTGCGAGCACCTCAAAAAGTACACCGGCGGTTCGTATGTGTTTCGGGGTGGTTTTCTGGATCGAATCAAAGTTGCTGTGGTGCAGACGGGAGTGGGCTTTGCCCGCGCCCGGGCTGCGACCCAGGCGTTGATCGACGCACACTCTCCACCATGGGTTCTTTCCATTGGTTTCTCGGGGGCACTGCGATCCGGGATGCGAGTGGGGGATATCGTGGTCGCGACGTCGATCTGTGATCTACATGGACAGGAGCTGACGAATGACGTCCATTTTCCGGAAGATCCGGAGAACGGGCTCTATGTTGGCCGGATTCTCAATGCTGATGAAATCGTCCGGACCGTCGAGGAGAAACAGAAACTGGCCGCGGAGTATGACGCGCTGGCCGTCGATCTGGAAAGCCTTGCGGTGGCCCAAGTCTGTCACGCTCAACAACGGGGATTCATGGCGATCCGGGTGATCAGCGATGACTGCTCAACAGACTTGCCCAAAGAAGTGCTCTCAATTTTAGGGGAGACGGGGGCCGTGCGTGCGGGCGCTGCACTGGGAGCGGTCTTCAAGCGTCCGGAAAGTATCAAAGAGATGTGGAAGATGCGGGGCGATGCGTCCCGCGCTGCCACTCGCCTGGCCAGCTTTCTGGAAGGAGTGGTTGTGCAACTCTACGATGCCCGGCATTAG
- a CDS encoding DUF1559 family PulG-like putative transporter has product MADWYLKRNEQITGPYSDQELEDLLTTGKITKTDLIRQGTDRQFQSADSLPEQFSRPHENVSSPIIARRRFDPVNLVLVLLIAVAILIPLLDMQFFRSSGRRRSVTKNHLKQIGLALHIYHEQNTTFPPGALSDSKDHPFQSWQALILPYLDHESVFKQIDFQKSWDAPENRPRSNTKSPST; this is encoded by the coding sequence ATGGCTGACTGGTACCTGAAACGTAACGAGCAAATCACGGGACCGTATTCAGATCAGGAACTGGAAGATCTCCTGACAACAGGAAAAATCACAAAAACAGATCTGATCCGGCAGGGGACAGACCGGCAATTTCAGTCTGCAGACAGTTTACCGGAACAGTTTTCTCGCCCCCATGAAAATGTATCATCTCCGATAATTGCCCGCCGCAGATTTGATCCAGTCAATCTGGTTCTAGTTCTGTTAATCGCTGTTGCCATCCTGATCCCTCTGCTCGACATGCAGTTCTTCAGGTCCAGCGGTCGGCGGCGGTCTGTTACCAAGAATCATCTGAAGCAGATCGGTCTGGCTCTACACATATACCATGAGCAGAATACCACATTTCCTCCAGGCGCCCTCTCAGACAGCAAAGATCATCCCTTCCAGAGTTGGCAGGCTTTGATTCTTCCCTATCTCGACCACGAGTCTGTTTTCAAACAGATTGACTTCCAGAAGTCGTGGGACGCTCCGGAAAACCGCCCCCGTTCCAACACGAAATCTCCGTCTACCTGA
- a CDS encoding DUF1559 family PulG-like putative transporter, with protein sequence MANWYVKRGSEIAGPLTQQRLKELATEGRIKDTDLIRKGEDGSFIEAHQIPGLLPDEDFETVSSSREPATKNKKSTLFIIAVLGGGGILIVLVLMALLLPAILSARDAARRSHSKNNLKMIAIGMHNYHDTHRVFPPGGTARTDGTPYHSWQTYILPFVDNAPLYNRVDFNEPWFAPQNQTLFQLELPVYLNPQIEDKYTPAGLALSHYMANEQALNENSHLRIRNITDGTSNTILAFEAGDNFKAWGDPTNFGNPVDYIGSGAKSAFRGGSHVMLGDGSVRFVSENIDPGVLEALSTPAGGEIVGEF encoded by the coding sequence ATGGCAAACTGGTACGTGAAACGAGGCTCTGAAATCGCTGGCCCTCTGACTCAGCAGCGTCTCAAGGAACTGGCTACAGAGGGACGCATCAAAGACACAGACCTCATCCGCAAGGGAGAAGACGGCTCGTTCATTGAGGCACACCAGATTCCCGGTCTGTTACCGGACGAGGATTTTGAAACGGTTTCCTCCTCCCGCGAGCCAGCAACAAAAAATAAGAAATCAACGCTTTTTATCATCGCCGTGCTGGGGGGAGGTGGAATTCTGATTGTGCTCGTCCTGATGGCATTACTGCTGCCAGCCATCCTGTCGGCACGTGACGCCGCCCGCCGATCACACTCAAAAAATAACCTGAAGATGATCGCAATTGGCATGCACAATTACCACGATACCCACAGAGTATTTCCACCAGGAGGAACTGCCCGCACCGATGGTACTCCCTACCACAGCTGGCAGACCTATATTCTGCCTTTCGTAGACAACGCACCGCTCTACAATCGAGTCGATTTTAATGAGCCCTGGTTTGCCCCACAAAATCAGACTCTGTTTCAGCTGGAACTACCTGTCTACCTGAACCCACAGATCGAGGATAAATATACTCCCGCCGGTCTGGCATTGTCACATTATATGGCCAATGAGCAAGCGTTAAACGAAAACAGCCACCTGCGGATCCGGAACATCACAGATGGTACTTCGAATACCATACTCGCATTTGAAGCGGGAGATAATTTCAAAGCCTGGGGAGATCCCACGAATTTTGGGAATCCCGTCGACTATATTGGCTCAGGTGCGAAATCCGCGTTCCGCGGCGGCAGCCACGTCATGCTGGGAGACGGATCTGTGCGCTTCGTCTCAGAAAACATTGACCCCGGTGTTCTGGAAGCGTTGAGTACCCCTGCTGGTGGCGAAATCGTGGGAGAGTTCTAA